A portion of the Flavobacterium magnum genome contains these proteins:
- a CDS encoding YjjG family noncanonical pyrimidine nucleotidase, with the protein METKISDIFFDLDHTLWDFETNSALAFREIFGTNNVAVDLDEFLLHYVPINLKYWELYQYDKITQSELRYGRLKDAFDATGYQIEDDLIHVLSAEYIRCLPQFNHLFEGTAEILEYLSKKYRLHIITNGFHDIQGSKLRNSKIDHYFNTITNSETAGVKKPHPQIFEYALKQANTQKERCLMIGDNLEADVLGALKCGFDAIHFTPGKSGTNQDIKSIAHLLHLKEYL; encoded by the coding sequence ATGGAAACTAAAATATCCGACATCTTTTTCGACCTCGACCACACGCTATGGGATTTTGAGACAAATTCAGCATTGGCGTTCAGGGAGATTTTCGGTACCAATAATGTTGCTGTGGATCTGGACGAATTCCTTTTGCACTACGTACCCATAAACCTGAAGTATTGGGAGTTGTACCAATACGACAAGATTACACAAAGCGAGTTGCGTTACGGACGGCTCAAAGACGCGTTTGACGCAACCGGATATCAGATTGAGGATGATTTGATTCACGTCCTATCGGCCGAATACATCCGCTGCCTGCCGCAATTCAACCACCTTTTTGAAGGGACAGCCGAAATTCTCGAATATCTCAGTAAAAAGTACCGGCTTCACATCATCACCAACGGATTTCACGACATACAGGGCAGTAAACTCAGGAATTCCAAGATCGACCACTATTTTAACACCATAACCAATTCTGAGACGGCAGGCGTAAAAAAGCCGCATCCGCAGATATTTGAATACGCGCTTAAACAAGCCAACACCCAAAAGGAGCGTTGCCTGATGATAGGCGATAACCTGGAAGCTGACGTGCTCGGCGCCTTAAAATGCGGGTTTGACGCCATTCATTTCACCCCTGGAAAGTCAGGGACAAACCAGGATATTAAATCGATAGCACATTTGCTGCACTTAAAAGAATACCTTTAA